In Phormidium ambiguum IAM M-71, a genomic segment contains:
- the rpsF gene encoding 30S ribosomal protein S6, with amino-acid sequence MNSYEMMYILRPDLLDEQVNQTVEKYQNMLRDQGAQDINVQLRGKHRLAYEINRQRDGIYVQMNYQAKGNVVAPLERAMRLSEEVIRYLTIRLEDVSPKAEAEEEPAEATA; translated from the coding sequence ATGAATAGCTACGAAATGATGTATATTTTGCGTCCTGATTTATTAGATGAGCAAGTAAATCAGACGGTAGAAAAGTATCAGAATATGCTGCGGGATCAAGGTGCTCAAGATATCAACGTTCAACTGCGTGGTAAACATCGTTTAGCTTACGAAATTAACAGACAACGCGATGGTATCTATGTGCAAATGAATTACCAAGCTAAAGGTAATGTTGTTGCTCCCCTAGAAAGAGCGATGCGCTTGAGTGAAGAAGTAATTCGTTACCTGACAATTAGACTGGAAGATGTTTCCCCCAAAGCGGAAGCGGAAGAAGAACCAGCTGAAGCTACTGCTTAG
- a CDS encoding DedA family protein, with amino-acid sequence MSLEMVSLENIQELAGQYGYWAVFIGILLENLGIPLPGETITLAGGFLAGSGELNYWFVLGSAIAGAVLGGNFGYLIGRYGGWALLLTIGKILRIPEVKILELKQQFSENAGKTVFIGRFIALLRIFASPLAGIVEMPYWKFMAYNIAGATVWGTVMVSLSFFAGKVVPLEQLVAWAAQFAVLALLIVAAWIFVPFLLELRQTKES; translated from the coding sequence ATGTCATTAGAAATGGTTTCACTGGAGAACATCCAGGAACTTGCGGGTCAATACGGTTACTGGGCGGTATTCATTGGTATTTTATTAGAAAACTTGGGAATTCCGCTGCCTGGTGAAACTATCACCTTAGCGGGGGGGTTTTTAGCTGGTAGCGGCGAACTGAATTATTGGTTTGTTTTAGGTAGTGCGATCGCAGGCGCAGTTTTAGGCGGTAACTTTGGTTATTTAATCGGTAGATATGGCGGTTGGGCGTTGCTTTTAACGATCGGAAAAATTCTTCGCATCCCCGAAGTAAAAATTCTCGAACTAAAGCAGCAATTTAGCGAAAACGCAGGTAAAACCGTCTTTATTGGTAGATTCATTGCTTTATTGCGGATTTTCGCCAGTCCCTTAGCTGGAATAGTGGAAATGCCATACTGGAAATTTATGGCTTACAACATTGCAGGCGCAACAGTTTGGGGCACAGTCATGGTAAGTCTGTCCTTTTTCGCCGGAAAAGTTGTACCTTTAGAACAACTAGTAGCTTGGGCAGCCCAATTTGCAGTCTTAGCATTATTAATAGTAGCCGCTTGGATTTTTGTTCCCTTTCTCTTGGAATTACGCCAAACTAAAGAATCATAA
- a CDS encoding dihydrofolate reductase family protein, with protein MRKLIYYVACSIDGFIAHKDGSIDGFLPEGEHITDYLESLKSFDVVLMGRKTYEFGFQFGVTNPYPTMKQYVFSRTMKESPDRNVELVSENVIEFVKHLKNETGNDIYLCGGANLATTLFNAKLIDRIIVKLNPFLMGAGIPLFSGAIEQTALELIDSQKYENGVLFLNYQVKG; from the coding sequence ATGCGAAAACTAATATATTACGTAGCTTGCAGTATTGATGGCTTTATTGCACATAAAGATGGTTCTATAGATGGTTTTCTTCCCGAAGGAGAACACATTACGGATTATCTAGAATCTTTGAAGTCTTTTGATGTAGTGTTGATGGGTCGCAAAACTTATGAGTTTGGATTTCAGTTTGGGGTGACTAATCCTTATCCGACGATGAAACAGTATGTGTTCTCCCGCACGATGAAAGAAAGTCCCGATCGTAATGTGGAACTTGTCTCGGAGAACGTAATTGAATTCGTAAAACACTTAAAAAATGAAACAGGTAATGATATCTACCTGTGCGGTGGGGCGAACTTAGCCACTACACTTTTTAACGCGAAATTGATCGATCGCATCATCGTCAAGCTGAATCCATTCCTCATGGGTGCAGGGATTCCGCTTTTCTCCGGCGCGATCGAGCAAACTGCTTTAGAACTCATCGATAGCCAGAAGTATGAAAATGGCGTTCTATTCCTTAATTACCAGGTAAAAGGTTGA
- a CDS encoding CmpA/NrtA family ABC transporter substrate-binding protein, whose translation MEQFSSPVSRRKFLLTAGMTAASSILLKGCLGNPPEPGNQANNTAPANNAGTTAVPVANVSTGAPPETATAKIGYIPIVEAAPLIIAKEKGFFARHGMNNVEISKQANWGAARDNVEIGSAGGGIDGGQWQMPMPYLISEGKITKGSQKIPMYILCQLNTQGNGIAIAAQHKGKGIDLKLSQGKSLMGGLKTQGKTFTAAHTFPGVNQDFWIRYWLAAGGIDPDTEIKLLTVPAAQTVANMKTGTMDAFSTGDPWPYRIVADRIGYLAALTADIWKNHPEEYLAMRADWVDKNPNATKAILKAVMEAQQWCDDFNNRAEMARILSAREYFNVPERVLLDPFMGKYDMGDGRIVDDKSMAALYWKDEKGSVSYPYKSHDLWFLTESVRWGYLPPETLTNAKTLIDKVNREDIWREAAKELNVAAADIPTSTSRGVETFFDGITFDPENPKAYLQSLKIKKVNI comes from the coding sequence ATGGAACAGTTTTCTAGTCCGGTTTCTAGACGGAAATTTCTACTAACTGCTGGGATGACCGCTGCTAGTTCAATATTATTAAAAGGTTGCTTGGGGAATCCTCCTGAACCAGGCAATCAAGCTAATAATACTGCACCAGCAAATAACGCTGGAACCACAGCAGTTCCCGTCGCCAATGTGAGTACTGGTGCGCCGCCAGAAACAGCTACTGCCAAGATTGGATATATTCCAATTGTGGAAGCAGCCCCCCTAATTATTGCCAAAGAAAAAGGCTTTTTTGCACGGCATGGCATGAATAATGTAGAAATATCAAAACAAGCCAACTGGGGGGCGGCGAGAGATAACGTAGAAATTGGTTCTGCGGGTGGTGGAATTGATGGCGGACAGTGGCAAATGCCGATGCCCTATTTAATTTCCGAAGGTAAGATTACCAAAGGAAGTCAAAAAATTCCCATGTACATTTTGTGTCAATTAAACACACAAGGAAATGGGATTGCGATCGCCGCACAGCACAAAGGAAAAGGAATCGACCTGAAACTGTCCCAAGGCAAATCTTTAATGGGGGGATTAAAAACCCAAGGCAAAACTTTTACAGCTGCCCATACATTTCCCGGAGTTAACCAAGATTTTTGGATTCGTTATTGGTTAGCAGCTGGAGGTATCGATCCCGACACAGAAATTAAACTACTAACAGTTCCCGCCGCCCAAACCGTTGCCAACATGAAAACAGGCACAATGGATGCGTTTAGTACAGGCGATCCTTGGCCTTACAGAATTGTGGCAGATCGGATTGGATATTTGGCAGCTTTAACCGCAGATATCTGGAAAAATCACCCCGAAGAATACTTAGCAATGCGGGCAGATTGGGTAGACAAAAATCCTAACGCCACCAAAGCAATTTTAAAAGCAGTAATGGAAGCGCAACAATGGTGCGATGATTTTAATAACCGGGCAGAAATGGCGCGGATTCTGTCAGCCCGTGAATATTTCAACGTTCCAGAAAGAGTGCTTTTAGACCCATTTATGGGCAAATATGACATGGGTGATGGTCGAATTGTTGATGACAAATCGATGGCTGCTTTGTACTGGAAAGATGAAAAAGGTAGTGTGTCTTATCCCTACAAAAGTCACGACCTTTGGTTCTTAACAGAAAGCGTGCGTTGGGGTTATTTACCTCCAGAGACTTTAACTAATGCCAAAACACTGATTGATAAAGTCAATCGGGAAGATATTTGGCGTGAAGCAGCTAAGGAGTTGAATGTTGCTGCTGCTGATATTCCCACCAGCACTTCTCGCGGTGTGGAAACATTTTTCGATGGCATTACTTTTGACCCAGAAAATCCCAAAGCTTATCTACAAAGCTTGAAGATTAAGAAGGTTAATATCTAA